In a genomic window of Polycladomyces abyssicola:
- a CDS encoding class I SAM-dependent methyltransferase has translation MEKVIRYYQSFDEWGRLDREPLEFHINWHYIKRYLPPGGSILDNGAGPGKYSMALAQHGYRVTLTDITPRLVDIARNKAAELGLMDRFDGFFVADARDLKQWKEGQFDAALMMGPLYHLQAEEDRIAAVKELYRVTKKGGVVFVAFMSRVRHVLNSLLEPQQWKPNDEMDTIRQFMKTGIFDHHDEGRFTGAYYFSIDEIRPFMESHGFETLRLIGSTNLGAVLTPKQWEYWRNRGEKEFVKLLDLLIELATDPYLLGVSSHLLYIGRKKAALSG, from the coding sequence GTGGAGAAAGTGATTCGCTATTACCAGTCATTTGATGAGTGGGGGCGTCTTGACCGGGAGCCTCTCGAGTTTCACATCAATTGGCATTATATCAAACGATACCTTCCACCAGGCGGAAGCATATTGGACAATGGAGCTGGCCCGGGAAAATACTCGATGGCATTGGCCCAACACGGATATCGTGTGACATTGACGGATATCACACCACGGCTGGTTGACATCGCCAGAAACAAAGCGGCTGAGCTTGGATTGATGGATCGATTCGACGGTTTTTTCGTAGCAGATGCCAGAGATCTGAAACAATGGAAAGAGGGACAATTTGACGCCGCTTTGATGATGGGACCCTTATATCACCTGCAGGCCGAAGAGGATCGGATCGCAGCGGTGAAGGAGTTATATCGCGTTACCAAAAAAGGTGGGGTGGTCTTTGTTGCATTCATGTCCAGGGTGAGGCATGTGCTCAATTCGCTGTTGGAACCGCAGCAATGGAAGCCCAACGATGAGATGGACACGATCCGCCAATTTATGAAGACGGGCATTTTTGATCACCATGACGAAGGACGATTTACGGGCGCATATTATTTTTCCATCGATGAAATCCGACCGTTTATGGAAAGCCATGGATTTGAGACCTTGCGCTTGATCGGTTCAACCAACCTCGGGGCTGTTCTTACACCAAAGCAGTGGGAATATTGGCGGAATCGTGGGGAGAAAGAATTTGTAAAGCTGCTGGATTTACTGATTGAACTGGCGACAGACCCCTACCTGCTCGGTGTATCATCCCACTTATTATATATTGGCAGGAAAAAAGCCGCACTGAGCGGCTGA
- a CDS encoding YtpI family protein codes for MKTLLLFFVAIIIVTAILVFINNLAARRSEGNRRGFHQAKMNISMGVMFLAIAGMHFATPGGAWLRTLLNTLILVIGLINLYYGIKHYRYFRTLLDQEGDTAETPTTKDDSADNDSNNETDPARG; via the coding sequence ATGAAAACGCTTTTATTGTTCTTCGTCGCCATCATCATCGTGACGGCGATTCTCGTCTTTATCAACAACCTGGCCGCCCGCCGTTCTGAAGGAAACCGGCGCGGTTTTCACCAAGCCAAAATGAACATCAGCATGGGGGTCATGTTTCTCGCCATCGCCGGCATGCATTTCGCCACTCCGGGCGGTGCCTGGTTGCGAACCTTGTTGAACACGTTGATCCTAGTTATCGGCTTGATTAATTTGTATTATGGAATTAAACATTATCGCTATTTTCGCACGTTGTTGGATCAGGAAGGTGATACTGCGGAAACGCCGACAACCAAAGACGACAGCGCTGACAATGACTCCAACAACGAAACCGATCCCGCCCGTGGATAA
- a CDS encoding class I SAM-dependent methyltransferase codes for MTDRKVDFGNTTCDYVKYRVGYPESLFRCLKTFGIGHTGQTILDIGTGTGYLARPLAKQGAKVTGMDPSAEMLAAAAQLDREQDVTIRYVQGRAENLPFPTRSFHVVTAGQCWHWFERDQAAREVYRVLQPEGKVAIVNFDWIPLPGNVVSVTEQLILRYNPKWKGGGGTGIYPQWLTDLSEAGFQDLESFSFDVNVPYTHESWRGRIRASAGVGASLPPERVNAFDAELQRILTSSYQDPLMIPHRVFAVIGTKKE; via the coding sequence ATGACGGATAGGAAAGTGGATTTCGGCAATACCACCTGCGATTACGTAAAGTATCGGGTAGGTTATCCGGAATCGTTGTTCCGCTGCCTGAAAACCTTTGGAATCGGACACACCGGACAGACCATCCTGGATATCGGCACGGGCACGGGATACTTGGCCCGGCCCCTGGCCAAACAAGGAGCAAAAGTGACAGGAATGGATCCTTCCGCCGAAATGTTAGCCGCAGCTGCACAATTAGACCGGGAACAGGATGTCACCATCCGTTATGTTCAGGGGAGAGCGGAAAATCTCCCTTTTCCGACTCGTTCCTTTCATGTCGTGACAGCCGGTCAGTGCTGGCATTGGTTTGAAAGGGATCAAGCCGCTCGGGAAGTGTACCGGGTACTTCAACCCGAAGGAAAAGTTGCCATCGTTAATTTCGACTGGATTCCTCTTCCTGGAAACGTCGTTTCCGTCACTGAACAACTGATTCTACGTTACAACCCGAAATGGAAAGGCGGCGGTGGGACGGGTATTTACCCTCAATGGCTGACAGACTTGTCGGAAGCCGGATTTCAAGACTTAGAATCGTTCTCGTTCGATGTAAATGTGCCGTACACACATGAAAGTTGGAGAGGGAGAATCCGTGCCAGCGCCGGAGTCGGAGCCAGTTTGCCTCCCGAGCGAGTGAATGCCTTTGACGCTGAATTGCAAAGAATATTGACGTCTTCCTACCAAGACCCGCTCATGATCCCTCATCGCGTGTTCGCGGTCATCGGAACCAAAAAAGAGTGA
- a CDS encoding nucleoside recognition domain-containing protein: protein MMNMSPISWKKGLKTGIHTSWTLGKVIFTVTLLVNILQYTTVIKNLSQALTPTMKWIGLPGEATIPLILGNLINLYAGIGAILSISLTKKEVFILAVMLSFSHNLVLESVICKKIGVNPLLISFFRIFTAILFGWIVQICWNGGNSQAQYGLINTNPAIPNGWTEIFTQGLKTATFNTLQFCLIAIPLLIMIQALHDMNLIHRFTRWTSFFVESIGIEKRANLTITSGLLFGLMFGAGMMIQQVKERVFKKRDLTIMMILLSLCHAVVEDTIAFIPLNTYLVTMIIIRFGGAMIISLIVARILLPKPQIQKEKRVG from the coding sequence ATGATGAATATGAGCCCAATATCATGGAAAAAAGGCTTAAAAACTGGTATTCATACATCTTGGACTTTGGGAAAAGTCATATTTACAGTAACACTCTTGGTCAATATTCTTCAATATACAACGGTCATCAAAAATTTGTCCCAAGCATTGACACCCACCATGAAGTGGATCGGATTACCTGGGGAAGCGACAATCCCCCTGATCCTTGGTAATTTGATTAACTTGTATGCAGGAATCGGGGCTATTTTATCCATTTCCCTGACGAAGAAAGAGGTCTTTATTTTGGCCGTCATGCTTAGTTTTTCTCATAATTTGGTTCTAGAGTCCGTCATATGCAAAAAGATTGGGGTGAATCCCTTACTCATTTCCTTCTTTCGAATTTTTACCGCCATTTTATTTGGATGGATTGTTCAAATTTGCTGGAATGGAGGTAATTCCCAAGCTCAATATGGATTAATCAACACGAATCCTGCAATTCCAAATGGATGGACCGAAATCTTCACGCAAGGGCTAAAGACAGCTACCTTCAACACTTTACAATTTTGTCTCATAGCCATTCCATTGTTGATTATGATTCAAGCATTGCATGACATGAATTTGATACATCGGTTTACCAGATGGACAAGTTTCTTTGTTGAATCGATTGGCATTGAAAAACGAGCAAATCTCACAATCACCAGCGGATTATTGTTCGGGCTCATGTTTGGTGCCGGAATGATGATTCAACAAGTAAAGGAGAGGGTATTCAAAAAAAGGGACCTTACAATCATGATGATTTTATTATCTCTCTGCCATGCAGTAGTTGAAGATACGATTGCCTTTATTCCGTTAAACACGTACCTTGTCACAATGATCATCATCAGATTTGGAGGAGCGATGATTATTTCCCTCATCGTTGCCCGCATACTGCTTCCAAAACCACAAATACAAAAGGAGAAAAGAGTTGGTTAG
- a CDS encoding LysR family transcriptional regulator, which translates to MEISDLEIFYVTAKGGSISKAARKLNYVQSNVTSRIKHLEKQLKTQLFYRHSKGVTLTPKGKILLQYAERIFDLIEETKEAVMKTNTSMGSLQIGSIESVAVSRLPGSISRFSKEYPDVNLNLIINSSKRLVEDVLDFQLDGAFVSAAIDHPNIVQEPVFEEELVMISSQNEPLSLLDVRKKYLLVFEEGCSYRNRLITWMNEQGYHTNRIMVLDSLEAILSYVEAGIGISIVSHHYLQHTGHLNRFTLYPLPEKVSLSHIYFIHHKNSQAAVLLERFLQTVKQK; encoded by the coding sequence ATGGAGATAAGTGATCTTGAAATTTTTTATGTCACTGCAAAAGGAGGGAGTATTTCGAAAGCAGCTAGAAAACTGAATTATGTACAATCAAACGTTACTTCCCGAATCAAGCACTTGGAGAAACAGCTAAAAACTCAACTGTTTTACAGGCATTCCAAAGGAGTGACATTAACACCAAAGGGGAAAATTCTTCTGCAATATGCAGAAAGAATCTTTGACTTAATTGAGGAAACAAAGGAAGCGGTGATGAAGACCAACACATCGATGGGATCGCTTCAAATCGGATCTATTGAATCCGTGGCGGTTTCGAGGTTGCCGGGTTCAATCTCCCGTTTTTCCAAAGAGTATCCTGATGTCAACTTAAATCTGATAATCAATTCGTCAAAGAGGTTAGTTGAGGATGTTCTTGATTTTCAATTGGATGGAGCATTTGTAAGTGCGGCAATTGACCATCCCAATATAGTACAGGAGCCTGTTTTTGAGGAAGAACTGGTCATGATATCTTCCCAAAATGAACCTCTCAGCTTATTGGATGTACGGAAAAAATATCTGTTGGTGTTTGAAGAGGGTTGCTCATATAGAAACAGGTTGATCACTTGGATGAATGAACAAGGGTACCACACCAACAGGATTATGGTTTTGGATTCGCTTGAGGCCATTTTGTCCTATGTCGAAGCTGGGATCGGAATCTCGATCGTGTCTCATCACTATTTGCAACACACCGGCCATCTCAACCGATTTACTCTTTACCCATTGCCCGAAAAAGTTTCTTTATCACACATTTATTTTATTCACCACAAAAATTCGCAAGCGGCGGTATTACTTGAAAGGTTTCTACAAACGGTGAAACAGAAGTAA
- a CDS encoding YtrH family sporulation protein has protein sequence MSHFISTTVLDFFIALGVVLGGVLLGGIGAVIGGKPPMDTMLNLAEQLKIWAMVAAIGGTFDAIRTFEVHILEGKLNQVIQQMVFIFSAFIGAHVGTVLIRWLIQGNG, from the coding sequence GTGAGCCATTTCATATCCACGACCGTACTTGATTTTTTCATCGCCTTGGGCGTCGTCTTGGGCGGGGTTCTGCTGGGGGGCATCGGTGCAGTCATCGGTGGAAAACCGCCGATGGACACTATGCTCAACTTGGCGGAACAACTCAAAATCTGGGCGATGGTGGCCGCGATCGGGGGTACGTTTGACGCCATCCGCACATTTGAAGTCCATATTCTCGAAGGCAAATTGAACCAAGTGATTCAACAGATGGTGTTCATCTTCAGTGCGTTTATCGGTGCCCATGTCGGCACGGTCCTGATCCGCTGGCTCATCCAGGGGAACGGATGA
- a CDS encoding methyltransferase family protein codes for MGLSLVYMAPWMVGVFFGFWLLYGWITSRENQKTHESTPIFYRIHLLIVALAITVSVTHLPGWWGVRPFYPFNWSLWTGWILLVSGMVWAVWARLNLGIHWSSAVQLREKQQVVQTGPYRWVRHPIYTGIILIILGLNLINPQWTGFLGWILVVASYWVKSGLEEKLLVTQFGDEYRTYQQRSRRLIPWIL; via the coding sequence ATGGGATTGTCGTTAGTGTACATGGCTCCCTGGATGGTTGGCGTCTTTTTTGGTTTCTGGTTGTTGTACGGGTGGATAACATCGAGAGAAAATCAAAAAACTCATGAGTCTACACCGATCTTTTACCGGATTCATCTGTTGATCGTCGCGTTGGCCATCACGGTCAGTGTGACACACCTTCCCGGCTGGTGGGGAGTCCGTCCATTTTATCCCTTCAACTGGTCGTTGTGGACAGGATGGATTCTCTTGGTGTCGGGGATGGTTTGGGCGGTGTGGGCGCGACTGAATCTCGGCATACATTGGAGCTCCGCTGTGCAGTTGCGTGAGAAACAGCAGGTTGTGCAAACAGGGCCTTACCGCTGGGTCAGGCATCCCATCTACACCGGTATCATCCTGATCATCTTGGGATTGAACCTGATAAACCCGCAGTGGACGGGGTTTCTGGGATGGATCCTTGTGGTTGCTTCCTATTGGGTGAAAAGCGGATTGGAAGAAAAGCTGCTGGTCACACAATTTGGAGACGAATACCGGACGTATCAACAGCGATCCCGTCGGCTCATTCCCTGGATTCTGTAA
- a CDS encoding iron chaperone, producing the protein MEVFAEYLAHIDNPQHRARTEEVLTWVTKKFPNLEPQIKWNKPTFTDHGTYIIMFATAKNHLSILPEEQTMVHFADEIAQAGYSASSRLFRIPWTEPVNYELLEKIIEFNIKDKADCSTFWRK; encoded by the coding sequence ATGGAAGTTTTTGCAGAATATTTAGCGCATATTGATAACCCGCAACATCGGGCCCGAACGGAAGAAGTTTTGACTTGGGTAACTAAGAAATTTCCAAATTTGGAACCGCAAATCAAGTGGAACAAACCCACGTTTACCGATCACGGCACATACATCATTATGTTTGCCACAGCAAAAAATCATTTGAGCATTTTACCCGAAGAACAGACAATGGTGCATTTTGCCGATGAAATCGCCCAAGCTGGCTACAGCGCTTCTTCACGCTTGTTCCGAATTCCGTGGACTGAACCTGTTAATTACGAATTGCTAGAGAAGATAATTGAATTTAATATCAAGGATAAGGCAGACTGTTCAACTTTTTGGCGGAAATAG
- a CDS encoding YolD-like family protein encodes MFQSPELNEDYIAEMEYIMQRALYEDMAEVVTYATIYGPEQFCGFITKVNPYEKWLEIANRDCRKIIRFEDLLRLEEAQEDV; translated from the coding sequence GTGTTCCAGTCACCAGAGTTGAATGAGGACTACATAGCAGAGATGGAGTACATCATGCAGAGAGCATTGTATGAGGATATGGCGGAGGTCGTGACTTACGCCACCATTTATGGACCGGAACAGTTCTGCGGCTTTATAACAAAGGTGAATCCATATGAAAAGTGGTTGGAGATCGCCAACAGGGATTGTCGGAAAATCATACGCTTTGAGGATTTGTTGAGGCTGGAAGAGGCACAGGAGGATGTGTAA
- a CDS encoding DNA polymerase III subunit alpha, whose translation MNTSFVHLHVHTEYSLLDGAARIDALVEEARRLGMPALAITDHGAMYGVVPFYEACRSAGIKPIIGCECYLTDGDLHERPSPREHRMYHLLLIAKNNEGYRNLMKLSTIAHLEGFHYKPRIDKRVLRELSGGLIATSSCLAGEIPQAILQDRYSDARRLAREYLEIFGEGHFFLELQDHRMPEQQKVNRFLIELSRETGIPLIATNDVHYLRQEDHGVHDCLLCIGTGRRLADEDRMRFPSDQFYLKSPEEMCRLFAHVPEALANTVRIAEQCHVEIPLGQRLLPRFPVPDEETAASYLRKLCERGLRERYGTPTAEAKQRLNYELSVIERMGFSDYFLIVWDFVRFAREQGIMTGPGRGSAAGSLVSYVLRITDIDPIRYGLLFERFLNPERVSMPDIDIDFDYERRDEVIAYVTRKYGADRVAQIITFGTMAPRAAVRDVGRVMGLPYADVDRAAKLIPAAPGMTLEKAFAAEPRLQQLCNDHPRIAELMKVVRKVEGLPRHASTHAAGVVIADQPLTAHTPLQEGHDGGRLTQYPMEVLERIGLLKADFLGLRNLTVIGRAIELIRKHHGKAIDFSRMSYDDPQTYALLSRGETTGVFQLESAGMRKVLRELKPSHFEDLIAVLALYRPGPMDQIPRFIRAKHGLEKVQYPHPDLEPILRDTYGIIVYQEQIMQIAAKMAGFTLGQADLLRRAVSKKNRTLLDEQRTAFVKGCVANGYDEKTGEKVYDLIVRFADYGFNRSHSAAYAVLAYQTAFLKAHYPLEYMAALLTTVMGSHGKMAEYIEECRRMGIEVRLPDVNRSAAAFSVEDGAIRFGLAAVKHVGKGAIRTLIREREKRPFRDLFDLCARVDLRVCNRRVLEALIQCGAMDTFPGHRAQWLAMLDEAMEYGTSVQKSRSEDQLGLFGDEEPEGPRTRFSYDNVTPFSEKEKLELERELLGLYVSGHPLQPYRRLIEAYATHTAAQLDECRESETVTVAGVITEVKPITTKRGEAMAFAQIEERGVQVEVVLFPRVLERYRASVRLDRLVLVTGRVNHHENGVKILADKVEELEVLAQRPDAAKKTENRRAYIRIPADREEKSRLEALKRVLLAHRGEVPVYLYYERTRKVLALPTDKFGIDPTDECRTQIEAILGKHAFQIVRRSGTLSPSGA comes from the coding sequence GTGAATACCTCGTTCGTGCATCTGCATGTACATACTGAATACAGTTTGTTGGACGGCGCCGCCCGAATCGACGCGCTGGTCGAGGAAGCACGACGGCTCGGCATGCCGGCGTTGGCCATCACGGATCATGGGGCCATGTACGGGGTGGTGCCGTTTTACGAAGCGTGCCGGTCTGCGGGAATCAAGCCGATCATCGGTTGTGAATGTTATCTGACGGACGGCGATTTGCATGAACGTCCTTCCCCGCGAGAGCACCGGATGTATCACTTGTTGCTGATCGCTAAAAACAACGAAGGCTACCGCAACTTGATGAAACTTTCCACGATCGCGCATCTGGAGGGGTTTCACTACAAACCCCGGATCGACAAGCGCGTGCTGCGGGAGCTTTCAGGCGGCTTGATCGCTACCAGCTCCTGTCTGGCCGGGGAGATTCCGCAGGCGATTCTTCAAGATCGTTACTCGGATGCGCGACGGTTGGCAAGAGAATATCTGGAGATCTTCGGAGAAGGCCACTTTTTTCTCGAATTGCAGGATCATCGCATGCCGGAACAGCAAAAGGTGAACCGGTTTTTGATCGAGCTGAGTCGGGAAACGGGCATACCGCTGATCGCCACCAATGATGTGCACTACCTCAGACAAGAGGACCATGGCGTGCACGACTGTCTGCTCTGTATTGGCACCGGGCGACGTCTGGCGGATGAGGACCGGATGCGGTTTCCGTCGGATCAGTTTTACCTGAAATCGCCGGAAGAAATGTGCCGCCTGTTTGCTCATGTGCCGGAAGCACTGGCCAACACGGTCAGGATTGCGGAGCAGTGCCATGTGGAGATTCCGCTGGGACAGCGATTATTGCCGCGTTTTCCCGTGCCGGATGAGGAGACAGCCGCTTCGTATTTGCGGAAGTTGTGCGAACGCGGTTTGCGGGAAAGATACGGAACCCCCACCGCGGAAGCGAAGCAGCGGTTGAATTATGAGTTGTCCGTGATCGAGCGGATGGGGTTCAGCGATTATTTTTTGATCGTATGGGACTTTGTCCGGTTTGCCCGTGAGCAGGGGATCATGACCGGACCCGGGCGCGGATCGGCGGCGGGCAGTCTCGTCTCGTACGTGTTGCGGATCACGGATATTGATCCGATTCGGTATGGCCTGCTGTTTGAACGCTTTTTGAACCCCGAGCGGGTATCGATGCCCGACATTGACATCGACTTTGATTACGAGCGGCGGGATGAAGTGATTGCGTATGTGACGCGTAAATACGGCGCTGATCGTGTTGCTCAGATCATCACCTTTGGTACGATGGCTCCCCGTGCTGCGGTACGGGATGTGGGCCGGGTGATGGGGTTACCGTACGCCGATGTGGATCGTGCGGCGAAACTGATTCCGGCGGCACCGGGCATGACGCTGGAAAAAGCGTTTGCCGCTGAACCGCGGTTGCAACAGCTGTGCAACGATCATCCCCGGATTGCGGAGTTGATGAAGGTCGTTAGGAAGGTGGAAGGGCTTCCCCGTCACGCCTCTACGCACGCCGCCGGAGTGGTGATCGCCGATCAGCCGTTGACAGCACATACACCGTTACAGGAAGGGCACGATGGGGGCAGGTTGACCCAGTATCCGATGGAGGTGCTGGAGCGGATCGGATTGCTCAAGGCCGATTTCCTGGGATTGCGCAACTTGACGGTGATCGGACGGGCGATCGAGTTGATCCGGAAGCATCACGGAAAAGCGATTGATTTCAGCCGCATGTCGTACGATGATCCCCAAACGTACGCCCTGCTTTCCCGCGGTGAAACGACCGGCGTGTTTCAATTGGAGTCGGCAGGGATGAGAAAGGTGCTCCGGGAGCTGAAACCGTCTCACTTTGAAGATCTGATCGCCGTCTTGGCCTTGTACCGCCCGGGACCGATGGATCAGATTCCGCGGTTTATCCGTGCCAAGCACGGGTTGGAAAAAGTACAGTATCCGCATCCTGATCTGGAGCCCATCCTGCGTGACACCTACGGGATTATCGTCTATCAGGAACAGATCATGCAAATCGCCGCCAAGATGGCTGGATTTACTTTGGGGCAGGCCGATTTGCTCCGGCGGGCTGTCTCCAAGAAAAATCGGACGTTGCTGGACGAACAGCGCACCGCATTTGTAAAGGGGTGTGTGGCCAACGGGTATGACGAGAAGACAGGCGAAAAAGTGTACGACCTGATTGTCCGATTCGCCGACTACGGTTTCAACCGCAGTCACTCCGCCGCCTATGCTGTGCTGGCTTACCAGACAGCGTTTCTGAAGGCGCATTATCCCCTGGAATATATGGCTGCTTTGCTTACTACGGTGATGGGCAGTCACGGTAAGATGGCCGAATACATCGAGGAGTGCCGCCGTATGGGTATTGAAGTGCGGTTGCCGGATGTAAACCGAAGCGCCGCTGCGTTCTCAGTGGAAGATGGTGCGATCCGCTTCGGTCTGGCTGCAGTCAAACACGTGGGGAAGGGTGCAATCCGTACGCTTATCCGGGAGCGGGAAAAGCGTCCGTTTCGCGACTTGTTCGATTTGTGCGCGCGGGTGGATTTGCGCGTCTGCAATCGCAGGGTGTTGGAAGCGCTCATCCAATGCGGGGCGATGGACACGTTTCCCGGTCATCGCGCCCAATGGCTGGCCATGTTGGATGAAGCGATGGAGTACGGTACTTCAGTGCAAAAAAGCCGATCTGAGGACCAGCTGGGATTATTCGGGGATGAGGAGCCTGAGGGACCGCGTACCCGTTTCTCTTATGACAATGTGACTCCGTTTTCGGAAAAGGAGAAGTTGGAGCTGGAGCGGGAATTACTGGGCTTGTACGTATCCGGCCATCCCCTGCAACCCTACCGCCGCTTGATCGAAGCGTATGCCACCCATACAGCTGCTCAACTGGATGAATGCCGCGAATCGGAAACGGTGACCGTGGCGGGCGTGATCACCGAAGTGAAGCCGATCACCACAAAACGCGGCGAGGCGATGGCATTCGCACAGATCGAGGAGAGAGGTGTGCAGGTGGAAGTGGTTCTGTTTCCCCGCGTGTTGGAACGGTATCGCGCATCGGTGCGTCTCGACCGGCTCGTGTTGGTAACGGGAAGGGTAAATCACCATGAGAACGGCGTCAAAATATTGGCCGACAAGGTGGAAGAGTTGGAGGTGTTGGCCCAACGTCCCGATGCAGCAAAAAAGACGGAAAACAGGCGCGCATATATCCGTATCCCGGCAGATCGTGAGGAGAAAAGCCGCTTGGAAGCATTGAAACGCGTTCTGCTCGCCCACCGTGGAGAGGTGCCCGTTTATCTGTATTACGAGCGTACGCGAAAAGTTCTGGCGCTGCCCACCGACAAATTCGGTATCGACCCCACAGACGAATGCCGAACGCAAATCGAGGCTATCCTAGGAAAACACGCGTTTCAAATCGTGAGACGAAGTGGAACCTTGTCTCCCTCAGGTGCATAA
- a CDS encoding phosphatidylglycerophosphatase A → MFYRHVVNLLEKRGVSLEAIGEIVYGLQRPYNDTLSLDECVESVSHVLKKREVQNALLTGIALDELAEAKKLPQPLQTMMEIDEPLFGVDEILALSIINVYGTIGLTSFGYLDKIKVGILKRLNHRNGKIHVFLDDLVAGVAAAASARIAHRHPDMERYEADKDKSTGMDEEG, encoded by the coding sequence GTGTTTTATCGCCATGTGGTCAACCTGTTGGAGAAGCGGGGGGTGTCGCTGGAAGCGATCGGGGAGATCGTGTACGGGCTCCAGCGGCCCTACAATGATACACTTTCTCTGGATGAATGTGTGGAAAGCGTATCCCACGTCCTGAAAAAAAGGGAAGTCCAGAACGCACTCCTTACGGGAATTGCCCTCGATGAACTGGCGGAAGCCAAGAAACTGCCGCAACCCTTGCAAACGATGATGGAAATTGATGAGCCGCTCTTCGGTGTGGATGAAATCCTGGCGCTATCCATCATCAACGTGTACGGGACAATTGGGCTGACCAGCTTCGGCTATTTAGACAAAATCAAAGTGGGGATCTTGAAACGGTTGAATCATCGAAATGGAAAAATCCATGTATTTTTGGACGATCTGGTGGCCGGTGTTGCGGCGGCGGCTTCTGCCCGCATCGCGCACCGTCATCCCGATATGGAGCGATATGAGGCGGATAAGGATAAATCAACCGGAATGGATGAGGAAGGATAA
- a CDS encoding NAD-dependent epimerase/dehydratase family protein yields MERQTSEVGRNRDVRTHCYGMRSFGRRGHSLVKELIEVGYQVRAVARNAQRMQEQFGNLPVEICPGDATDRAFVRRMCDGVELVFHSVGLPYPEWESKQIPIMNTILQGASGLAKRMVLVHSVYAYGYPQTPLVSETHPTDPQTKKGKIRREMEEMLAKAHDKGKIEGVVARFPDFYGPYADICIRFCGRFWKRKPFTGWVR; encoded by the coding sequence TTGGAGCGTCAAACCAGTGAGGTTGGGAGGAATCGTGATGTCCGCACCCATTGCTACGGTATGCGGAGCTTCGGGAGGAGGGGACATTCCCTTGTCAAAGAATTGATCGAAGTAGGCTATCAGGTGCGCGCTGTGGCCCGCAATGCTCAAAGGATGCAGGAGCAATTCGGAAATCTCCCGGTCGAGATTTGTCCGGGTGACGCCACTGACCGTGCGTTTGTCCGCAGGATGTGTGACGGAGTGGAGCTGGTTTTTCACTCGGTGGGACTTCCTTACCCGGAGTGGGAATCCAAGCAGATTCCCATTATGAACACGATCCTGCAAGGCGCTTCGGGACTGGCGAAAAGGATGGTGTTGGTACATTCCGTTTATGCGTACGGATACCCCCAAACACCTTTGGTGTCGGAAACGCACCCCACCGATCCGCAAACCAAAAAAGGGAAAATTCGGCGTGAGATGGAGGAAATGTTGGCAAAAGCCCACGACAAAGGGAAGATCGAGGGAGTCGTTGCACGTTTCCCTGATTTTTACGGACCTTATGCGGACATTTGCATTCGGTTTTGCGGTCGTTTTTGGAAAAGAAAACCGTTTACTGGGTGGGTCCGCTGA